A segment of the Actinomyces sp. oral taxon 171 str. F0337 genome:
GTTGCTCCACCACCGCCGCACACCAGATCAGGAGAAGTCATGAGCCCCCGTCTCAGCCGGATCAGCGTCCTCGAACAGGTCCCCCTCTTCGAAGGGGGAGAGACCCGCCAGACCCTGGAGGACCTCGTCCGCCTGGGGCGCGGCCTGGAGGAGTCCGGCTACCACCGCTTCTGGCTGGCCGAGCACCACAGCACCGGATCCTTCCTGTCGTCGGCGCCCGACCTGCTCATGATGCACATCCTGGACGCCACCGACCGCATCCGCGTGGGCTCGGGCGGCGTCATGGCCATGCACTACGGCTCGCTCCAGATGGCCGAGCGCTTCGCCACCCTGGCCACCCTCCACCCCGGCCGCGTCGACATGGGCCTGGGCCGCGCCCCCGGCGGGGACATGCGCGCGGCCGGAGCCCTCAACCAGGGACGCGTCATTGACCCCGACGCCATCAACACCCTCATCGAGGAGACGGTCGCTCTCCTGCGCGACGACCTGCCGGCCACGCATCCCTACGCCTCCATCGAGGTCCGCCCCCGCCCGGCCCAGATGCCGGAGGTCTGGCTCCTGGGCTCCTCGGGCCAGTCGGCCGCCTGGGCCGGCGCCCACGACCTCAACTACGCCTACGCCCAGTTCTTCAGCGGCCGCCAGCAGGTCGAGATCATGAACCACTACCGCGCCCACCTCCCCGAGGGCCCAGGGACCCGAGTCGACGGCGCATCCGGCGGCGTCGTGAGCTCCGGCCCCGGCGCCATCCACGGGGGCCAGACCCTCTCCGCCCTGTGCGTCAGTGCCGCCGCCACCCGCGAGGAGGCCCATGAGCAGGCCCTTGTCGCCGCCGACGCCCGCTTCAGCCTGCGCACCGGCCGCCCCATGCACTTCCGTGACCCGGCCACCCTCGACGCCGCCTACCGCGCTGAGGTCGAGCGCTACCTCGAGCGCGACACCGCCATCATCGTGGGCACCTACGACGAGGTCGCCCGGGTCCTGTCCTCCTTCGCCGAGAACCACGGCACCGAGGAGGTCATGCTCATCAGCTACATCGACGACGTCGAGGTCAAGACCCGCCAGTACGCCGAGCTCGCCTCCCGGCTCCTGTGAGCCGGCGGTCTTTTGTCTCCGCACGTCCGAGGTGTGCTCGGGAGGGATCCCGGGCAGGGCGGTCGCCCTGGAGCCGACGGCGGGCCGAGGGGAGAGGGCTGCTGGGTCACTGGTGTCCATGGTGCTGACATCACCCCCGCACCGACGCCGCACGCCGAGGACAAACCGCAGCATTCCAGGGGTCCTCTGTGGCCGCTTCGACGGTGGGCCCGTTGATGTCAGCGCCGTGGACACTGGGCCGCGCAGGAGCGAGCGTGTGGCAGAGCCCGGTGCCTTCGTCACAGGTCCTGCCCCCGCCGCCCCCTGTCTGACCCCTTCTGGCTCCCGTGCGAAGGCCCGGAGGCCGTGACTCGATGCCGGTTCCACCCCAGAGTCTCACCTCGGGTCGGTCTACTGCACGAGGGGTGGGATCTACTGGTCAAGGGTTGTGGGTACTGCACGAAGGTCCTGCCTACCCGAAGTGCATCCCACCCTCCTCCAGTAGCACCCAACCCTCGTGCGGTACACGCCCCGCACCACCCGAACGAGTGTGAGCAGCCGAACCAGCACCGGCATCAGGGCATTCGATCCTCGTCGAGGCCAGGAGCCAGCACACCTGTGAGCCGGCGGACGCCCCCGCGTCCTCCTTTCGGCGGGGCGCCCGGTGCGAGCGGCACCCCGCGTTACGGTCGGTTCCATGAGCCTCGCGAGCGCCCGGTCCGCGTCCGAACCGTCGTCGTCCTTCCCACCTCCGGCGGTCACGCCCGCGCAGGCGACGAGCCTGCGGGCGGACCTGGCTGAGTCCGGCTGGGGAGTGGAGGCGGTGGCCGCCCTCCTGGGTGAGGCCGCTGACGCCGCCCTGCGCCGGGAGATCCGCCTTCCCGCCCTGCGAGCCGTGCGCGCCGCCCTGGCCGCCGGGTCCGCCCCCTCGCCCGTGGCCGTCCTGACCGCTCTGTTCATGCTTGGCGAGCCGGTCCCCGCCACCGCGCTTGACGCCGCCCTGCCCCGCACCGCAGCAGCGGGCGCCGCCGCCATCGGTCTGGTCGGTGAGCCCGATGGGGCCGGATACGTCCGTGCCCGCGTCGACCTGCGCCCCCACGAGGCCATCGACGACGCCGGCGAGGTGCGCTGGTGGGTGGCCTCCGACCTGGGCGAGCTCGTCACCGGCCGGGCCCTGGCACCCGACCACGTCCTGGGCGTCGGCGGCGCCGGCCTCACCCTGGCGGGTCTGACCCCGCGCACCCCCGTGCACGCCGCCCTGGACCTGGGCTGCGGCTGCGGCATCCAGACCCTTTACCTGCTGCGCCACGCCGAGTACGTCGTCGCCACTGACATCTCCGCGCGTGCCCTGGCCTTCACCGCCTTCAACGCGGCCCTGGCCGGTGTGAGTGTCGCCGGCGCTCTCGGCGCCGGTACCGAGTCTGTCGCCGGCTCCGAGTCGGGCTCCGACTCCGGTGCCGGCCGCCTGGAGCTTCTGCGCGGCTCCCTCCTGGAGCCGGTGGCCGGCCGTCGCTTCGACCTCATCGTCTCCAACCCTCCCTTCGTCATCACCCCGCCGGCGGTGCGCGAGGCCGGCCTGCCCCTCATGGAGTACCGCGACGCCGGCGGCCCCGTCCTGCCGAGGCTCGTGGCTGGGCTCGGCGAGCACCTCGAGCCCGGGGCGAGCGCCGTCATGCTGGGCAACTGGGAGCACCGTGGCGCCGGCTCGTGGCGCGACGCCGTGGCCGCCTGGCTCCCTGAGGGACTCGACGCCTGGGTCGTTGAGCGCGAGGTCCAGGACCCGGTCGAGTACGCCGCCATGTGGCTGCGCGACGGCGGCCTGACCCCAGATCGTGACGCCGAGGCCTTCGACGCCGCCCTGGAGGCGTGGATCGACGACTTCGAGGTCCGCGACGTCCGGGGCGTCGGCTTCGGCTACCTCATCGTCCACCGCCCCCGGTGCCCCCGCGAGCCCTGGCGCCTCCTGGAGGAGGTGACCACCTCCGGTCAGGGGGTTCTGGGACCCCATGTCGCTGAGGTGCTGGAGGCGCGCGAGCGGCTCGCCGGCCTCGACGACGAGGCCGTCGCCGACCTGCACCCGCTCCTGGCCCCCGACGTCACCGAGGAGCGTCACCTCATCCCGGGTGCCGCCGAGCCCACGGTCATCCTGCTGCGCCAGGGCGGAGGCCTGGGGCGAACCCTGCGGGCCTCGACGGCGGTGGCCGCGCTGGCCGGGGTGGCCGACGGCGAGCTGAGCGTGGACCAGATCGCCTCCGCGGTCGCTGCACTGACCGGGGAGGACGTCACCGCGCTGCGCACGGAGATGGTCGAGGCAACCCGGCGCCTTGTGACCACGGGCTTACTCACTGTCGGCTGAGAATTGCGCGCCGAAAAGAGTTCAAAAAGGCGCCTGCTTCCAGCGAGCGTGCGGTAGGTAACCTCTCTTTTTTGAGACTGGCGGTTTATGTTCGCCGCCCGCCCTTAATCATTGTGACCTCCCCGCCATCAACGATGCGCAACTGCGACGTGGGATGATCTGCGGTATCTCTGGGGAAAGTGGTCGTGTCGCGCAATGATGCGTGATTGTTGTTCGCTGAGGGGCCTCTCGGGTATCGGGATGCTTGTGAGAGTTCTACATTTCGTGGCAGCCAAGTTTGTGGTGCGCCTCAGCGCCAGCGTCTCTCATGATCGGAATCACATCGGCATGCCCCGCATATCAAGGTGCTCGCGAAGCGGGCTCGACGGATTTCTGTGCAAGTTCTTTGCCGCGTTCAGCTCTGTTGCCATTGTTGCGGTGATGGTGGTGGCTTTTCCGTGGCCGGCTCCGCCTGTGAGTGCGGCCACGAGCGACCTCAGTGTCCCCCTGGGGCAGACCTCGGCGCAGATCGCGTACGTGCGCAACACCGAGGGCAGTGACGTCATCACCGACAGGGCGGGCGGCTACTACTACTCGGCGCTCCCGTGGCAATGGGCCGCCACTCGGGCCTGCATCCGCTACTCGCCGGCCGGTGGCGACTACTCCACCAGTGTCGTCGAGGGGAGTAGCGGAGCCTATGCCACCGTTGGTTACGGGCGGCAGGAGCTCGGTGGGGCCTGCCCGGACTTCGAGGGGGACCCCTCCTGGGGCACTCAGTCCTCCCTGGGGTTCCAGCCCTCCAACACCACATCCGTCAAGGCCGGCCACGTTTTTCTTGTCGGAATGATGAGGCACGTCAACCGTCCCATCTACTCCGATATCAGCGAGGTCACCAACCCGGCCAGGCCGGAGACGGCCTACTACGGGAGCTTCACAGTTCGGACGGCCGGAACGATTGAGGCGAACTTTCCCTGGGTGGAAAAAGACACGATTAACACCTGCACCGGAAAGATCGATTCTGACGGAAGGCTGATCGTCGGAGACTATGGCAGGGAGGAGGAGATGGTCCCAACTTCTTACGCCTATGACTCCAGGGGAAATGTTGGGCGTTATGGACGTAACTACGTGTATATGTATCAGAATAACCGTCTGGTGCGATTCGACGGATATATGACCCAGAACTTCACGGACAAAAATGGGCGCAGCTGCTCGGACGACGTCCTCGATATCAAGTCCGACCGTTCGGACACGGCCTGGACCGACCCGAGCACCGGCATCAGGTACAAGCTGAAGCTCTGGGGATTCGTCAATAACGGGAGCTCCGACAACTGTCAGGCCCAGCTGTCCCAGGCCGAGTCCGCAGGCCTTGAGGAGCGCTTCCTCACCCGCGAGCAGTCCATCTCCTACGGGTGCCTCTACGGCTCCCTGGAGCAAGAGCGTCCCGTCACCTTCGCCAAGGACATCAAGGCAGACCCCTCCGTCCACGGGGCATTGACGATCCCTCAGTTCAGCTACCTCAACGCCTCACCCGAGGGCACCTACGGCCACGAGAGCTGGGGCACCCCCTCCGGCCTCACTCCCACCTGGAGCGGCGAGGCCGTGGACCCGCGGACCTACACCCTGCTGGCCCCCAACGATGCCGCCACGGTTCAGGAGGCGGAGGCCGTCCCACAGGCCGTCGTCGACCGTCGGACCGGAGAAGCCCGGGCATCCGGGTGGTTCCTGCGCAACGTCAGCTGCACGGTGGGTGCGAACGGTGCCCCGCTGCTGCGCCGTGACGGAACCACCCGCCTGGACCAGTCCGACTCGGTGAATCTCGACAAGCGCACGATCCGCCTCGATGGGACCCAGCTCGCCGAGCGCCAGGACGAGGTCGCCGTCAAGTGCGTCTGGCACAACGAGTACGTCATCGGTCAGGGTCGTGTGACCCTCGTGACCGTCGTCGACGGCGGTCACGCCAGGCCCGAGCAGTGGACCATGACCGCCAAACCCGCCACCGAGGGGCTCTTCGGGCAGAAGACCATCACCGGTGCCAGCGGTGCACCCGCCGTCAGCAGGGTCCCCACCGCCGGCGGCACCTACGTCCTCTCCGCAGGCAAGGGCCCCGAGGGGTACTCGCAGAACGGCCCCTGGGCCTGCACCGACGACGACGGCAGCGACGTGCCCGTCAGCAGCGACAGCACCTTCGTGCTGGGCGAGGGCAGGAACGTCACCTGCGCCGTGCACCAGAAGCCCCTGCAGACTCCCGTCAGCGCGGTCAAGACCGTCGACGGCGCCTCCGACGCCGCCACGGCCGGCTCCTATGCACTGAGCTACACCTGCACCCCGGGTCCCGACGGCAAGGCCACCTCCACCGGCAGGATCACGGTGGACGCCAAGGGCAGTGCTGTGAACCTGCCCGACCAGCGCGTGGGCGCCACCTGCACCGTCACCGAGGATGCTCGTGACGCCGGGGGACTCAAACAGCCGGGCTCCGCCACCGGTGGAAGCCTCAGCTGGAAGGATCCGGCCGCCTTCAAGGTCGTCACCAACCCGGGCAACCAGGAGCAGGAGGTCGCCTCCACCCCCGTGGCCCCGACGAGAGGCAACGCGGGCGGCGTCACCTTCACCGTGCCCGACTCCACGCAGGGTGCCGTCCGGATCAAGGTCGTCAACTCCATCGTCCCGCACGCCGGTATCGCCAAGACCTTCGCCAAGGTCGCCAAGAGCACCGAGAAGGTCAACGGTCGTACCACCTTCGACCAGACCTACACCATCACGGTGACCAACCCCTCCGCCAGGGCGGGCCTCACCTACGACCTCAACGACGCCTGGCAGGTCCCCCACGGGGTCACCGTCCACAAGGTCAGCATCTCCGGCGGCGCCATCACCGGTACGGAGACGCCTCAGGTCGGGGTCCCCTACACCAGGACCGGCATCACCCTGCCCGCGGGCCAGAAGCACATCTACACGGTGGTGCTCAACCTCTCCGGTCCCGACGCCGGCCTGCCCGGTGTCCGGGGAACCTGCACCCCCGGCGCCGTCGGTCAGGGCAAGGCCGTCTACAACAAGGCCTCGGTGACCACGAAGGGCGACGGGCAGCCCAAGGAGGCCGCAGCCTGCGGGACCCTGCCCATCAACCCCCGGTTCAAGGCCTCCAAGACCCCGCTCGACGTGGTCCGTAACAGCGACGGCACCTTCACCTCCAGCTACACGGTGACGGTCGCCAACACCTCCCTGGCCGCCAGCCCGGTGGTCGCCGACCTCACCGACACCCCGCAGATGCCCACCGGCACGCGTCTGAGCGGGATCAAGGTCCTGGAGAAGGGCACTGATGCCCGGGACGTCACCCTGCCCGCCATCAACCCCGCCACCGGAACCCTCAACGGTTCGATCACCCTCATCAAGGCGGGCACCGGCGAGACCCTCGCCGCCGCTCCCCGGACCGGGGGCAGTGGCGGCAGGCGAACCTTCACGATACGGATGACCTTCACTGTGCGCGAGAGCACCCCGGGCTACAACGAGGCCGACTTCCAGTGCGGTCACCAGCGCGCCGACGGCAAGCCCTCCGGCCTGGTCAACACCATCGCCATGGAAGGAGACGCCGACGGCGAGGGGAACAACCTCGGCTGCCTGTCGACCTCCGGCAGGCTGATGTTCTCCAAGGAGGTCACGACCCAGCCGGGCAACGGCTCGACCTTCGACGTCGTCTACACCGTGAGCGTGGTCAACGAGGGAGCGCTGACCGTGTCCACCGGGCCGATCGACGACAAGCCCTCCTTCGCCCCCGGACTCACCCCGACCCTGGTCAAGGTGCAGCGCGAGACGAGTGCGGCCAGGACGGTCACCGCCCAGCCCGACGGCTCCTACCGCCTGTCCGACAACGAGAACCTCTACTCGGGCCTGACGATCCGCTACACCGTCACCTTCACGGTGAAGATCGACCCGTCGGCCGCCGGATACCGCGATGACCTGCTGTCGTGCACCACGCAGAAGGCGCGTCTCGTCCCCGGCCACGGCCTGTACAACAAGGTCGTCCCTGAGGCGGGCAAGGACTCCGACACCCGGCCCGACCACGACGTGGCCTGCGCCGGCGTCTCGCCCCATGCCGGCAAGCGCATCCTGTCGATCGTCAAGACCGGCAGCCAGGGCCCCCTGGACGACGCGGCCTTCGACATCTACCCGATGGACCCCTCCACCCCGGGAGCCAAGCCCCTGACCAACGGCGTGACCTTCACCGGCGGCAAGGGCACCGGAACCTTCACCACCACGAGCCTGGCCATCAACCGCGAGTACTGGCTGGTGGAGACCAGGGCTCCCGCCGGGCACCAGCTCATGGCCAAGCCGGCCCGATTCAAGGTGACCGACACGGGCATCGAGCTCATCACCGCGCCCCCGGGCGGCTCGGCCCTGACGGTCTCGCGCAGCGGGGCCAGCAGGTCCGACGACACCATCACCGTCCGAGACCTCCAGGTCGGCACCCTGCCGCTGTCTGGCGGACGCGGCATCGGAATGAACATCGCCGTCGGCATCGCGGCCATCACCGGCGCCGGCCTGCTGGCGCTGCGTCAACGAAAGACCTCCTCGTTCGGGCGCCCGGCCTGATCGCGAGAAGAACCCACGACTCCGCTCCGTCGCGCGCGGGTCACCCCACCTATCCCTCACTCATCCCAACAACACAGGAGAGAACAGAAATGCACTCCCTCACCACGCGCCAAGGCCTCGGCATCGCCGCTGCGATGACGCTCGCCGCCGGCGTGCTCGTCGCCCCGACCGGCGCGGCGGCACCCGCTGACCCGAACGGATCCACCATCGACCCCGGCGCGGCCACGACACTGACCGTCCACAAGTGCGAGCAGACCGACACCAACGGCGTCAAGGAGGGGACCGGTAACGAGGAGCCCCAGGCCGAGTGCAAGCCCGTCTCCGGCGTCGAGTTCACCATCACCAAGCTGAACGTCGACCTGACGACCTACAAGGGCTGGAAGCAGCTCGCCGACGCCAAGGGCGACGTGCTCAAGGCCGGTGCCCTCAAGACCGGCACCGTCCAGAAGATCACCACCGGTGGTGACGGTCTTGCCGCCTTCACCGACGCTCAGACCGATGTCGGCGCCTACCTCGTCAGCGAGACCAGAACCCCGGACAAGGTCATTCCGGCCGAGGACTTCGTCGTCACCCTGCCGATGACCAACCCGCAGGACGCCACCGCGTGGAACTACAACGTCCACGTCTACCCCAAGAACACCCTCTCCGGTGTGGACAAGCGGGTGACGGACAAGCCGGCCCCCGGCTCCGGCCACGACCTCACCTACACCATCACCACCTCCATCCCGAAGGTGGACTACCCGGGCGGGGCGCGCATCAACCGCTACGAGGTCGTTGACCAGCTCGACAAGCGCATCAAGAAGGACGCCCTGGCCCCGGTCGTCAAGATCGTCGGCCAGAAAGAGGTGACTCTGGAGAACGCCACCGACTACACCGTCATCACCGCTGATGGCACCGACCACAACTGGGCGACCATCCAGCTCACCGAGGAGGGCCGCCGCAAGGCCGCCGAGGCTCGCTACAACGGCAACGGCGAGACCAAGGTCCAGGTGACCCTGACCGCCACGTTCGACGCCAACGTCAACCTGGAGGGAGACCTGTCCAACACCGCGGGCCTCATCCCCAACGACAGCCCCAACTTCACCTGGGACCCGAGCCGCCCCGGCACGAAGGTCCCCGGTATCCCCACCACCCCCGCGCTCTCCAAGTACGGCAAGGTGGTCGTCACCAAGACCGGTACGGACGATCTGGCCGACAAGACCAAGTACAACGGCGCCCAGTTCCAGGTCTACGAGTGCACCAAGACCGCGAGCGGTGCCACGTTGCGTGACGCCGACCCCAGCACCTCGACCGTCGACCCGCTGACCATCGGTGGGCAGAAGACCTTCACCACCTCCGGCCAGGGCGTCGTGGAGATCAGCTACCTGCGCGCCAACGACTACGTCAACGGTGTGGCGAAGTCCCAGGACCAGCTGACCGACGAGGACCACTACTGCCTCCTTGAGACCAAGGCGCCCGAGGGGTACACCCTCCAGGCCGACCCGATCCCCTTCCGCGTCATGGCTGAGAAGGCCACGGCCAAGGCCCCGACCGAGATGACCGTCACCGACGTGCCGAAGAACGCCGGCTTCCGCCTGCCGCTCACCGGGGCCAACGGCGTCATCTTCCTGACCGTCGCGGGCGCCCTGCTGGTGATCGGTGGTGCGGTCTCCGCCTACGCCAACAAGCGCCGTCACACCGCCAGGCACTGACCGCTCCTGACAGCCATGAGGCCACGAGCCCCATACGGCCGTCATCCTGCTGACTGCTCACTGTGGGGGAGGCGGGAGAACCCGTCTCCCCCACGGGGTGTTGCAGGGATCCTCCCTCCCCGTCGTTGACCCCCTACCGATCCCCATCCGTCCCTCGCAGCGAGCTCCGCAGACAACCCCACGAAGGAAGGCACGGCTCTCCGTGACAGCGCCACTCCCAACACTTCATGACCGCATCCCCCAGATCACCCGGCCCTGCACGAGTCGGGTCGAGAAGGGGCCCGACGACGCGACCCCGCAGCCCGGCCCGGGCGAGCCGGTCCCCCCTAGGGCCGGCCCGCGCAAGGCACCCCGCCGCAAGGTCCTGCGCGAGCGCTTTCTGACCTGGCTCCCACTGGCCCTGGTCCTGCTCGGCGTCGCCGTTCTCCTGTACCCGGTCATGGCGACTCAGCACAACAACGATGAGCAGCAGCGCCTGGCCACGATGTACACCGCCTCCGTGAACGCGGCCGGGCCGGAGGCCATCGCCGCGGAGCGCGCCTCCGCCGAGACCTACAACAACAACCTGGAGAGCGCGCCGATCCTCGACCCCTGGCTCGAGCTGCAGCGTCCTGACACCCCCCAGTACCAGGCCTACCTCCATGAGATGGACATCGACCCGGTCATGGCCCGGATCGTCATCCCCTCCGTCCACGTGAGCCTGCCCGTCTACCACGGCACTGACAGCCGCACCCTGGCGGAGGGAGTCGGGCACCTGTTCGGCACGAGCCTGCCGATCGGCGGCCCCTCCACCCATGCAGTCCTCACCGGTCACACCGGGCTGCCCACCGCGACCATGTTCGACAACCTCAGCCAGGTCAAGAAGGGTGACGCCTTCTACATCTCCTCCCTGGGGCAGACCCTCAAGTACGAGATCACCGACATCACGGTCGTCAAGCCCGACGAGACCGACTCCCTGCGCAAGGTCCCCGGACGCGACCTGGTCACCCTCATCACCTGCACGCCCTACGGCGTCAACTCCCACCGTCTCCTGGTCACCGGTGAGCGCGTCCCCATGGATCCCACGGCCGCCGCGGCCGAGGAGGCCAAGGCCCTGCCTGCCTCCATGCAGACCTGGATGAAGGCCATCATCGCCGTCGTCGTCATCATCATGACGATCGTCACCGGCATCCTCGTGCGCCTGTGGTGGATGCGTCGTCGCCGGAGCCCCCGGGGCGCCGGAGGTCGGACCGCCAAGGACTCGGCCTCCACGGCTCGGACGGTTGAGCCGCCGGACCCCGGGGACGGAGTCCCCCTACAGGCCGATCAACAGCGCCGCCGGCGAACAGGAGGATGACCCGTTCAGTGACGTGCAGGCGCGCGAGTCGTGAGCAGTCCCGCACAGGAATCGCTGCTGACTTCCTATTGGTTGGTGCGAGCAAGAACTTACGATCGGCCGGTGGCCTCCTTTCAGTCGCAGACCTCCCGCTCCCTGGGACAGCTGCGCCTGCGTGGAGGCCTGCTGGCCCTGTCCTGCCTGGCGGCGACGCTCGGTCTGTGGGGGCTGTTCGTGTTCACCCACACCGGCCAGGTCCTCGACGCCATGGCCCTGGAGGGCTCGGAGATCGGCTCGCACTACGTGAGCGCCCACGCCCGCACCCTGCTGTCCGTGGTGTCCATGCCCGCGGCCGTCGTCCTCGTGGTGACGATCCTCGTCATCGGTCTGCTGCGGCGCAGCCACCGGCGCGCCGTGTGGGCCGTCGTAGCCGTGGCCGGGGCCAACCTGACCACTCAGGTCCTCAAGTACCAGTTCCTGTGGCGGCCGGACTTCAACATCACTGAGCGCTGGGACAACGCCAAC
Coding sequences within it:
- a CDS encoding SpaH/EbpB family LPXTG-anchored major pilin codes for the protein MHSLTTRQGLGIAAAMTLAAGVLVAPTGAAAPADPNGSTIDPGAATTLTVHKCEQTDTNGVKEGTGNEEPQAECKPVSGVEFTITKLNVDLTTYKGWKQLADAKGDVLKAGALKTGTVQKITTGGDGLAAFTDAQTDVGAYLVSETRTPDKVIPAEDFVVTLPMTNPQDATAWNYNVHVYPKNTLSGVDKRVTDKPAPGSGHDLTYTITTSIPKVDYPGGARINRYEVVDQLDKRIKKDALAPVVKIVGQKEVTLENATDYTVITADGTDHNWATIQLTEEGRRKAAEARYNGNGETKVQVTLTATFDANVNLEGDLSNTAGLIPNDSPNFTWDPSRPGTKVPGIPTTPALSKYGKVVVTKTGTDDLADKTKYNGAQFQVYECTKTASGATLRDADPSTSTVDPLTIGGQKTFTTSGQGVVEISYLRANDYVNGVAKSQDQLTDEDHYCLLETKAPEGYTLQADPIPFRVMAEKATAKAPTEMTVTDVPKNAGFRLPLTGANGVIFLTVAGALLVIGGAVSAYANKRRHTARH
- a CDS encoding transferase; its protein translation is MSLASARSASEPSSSFPPPAVTPAQATSLRADLAESGWGVEAVAALLGEAADAALRREIRLPALRAVRAALAAGSAPSPVAVLTALFMLGEPVPATALDAALPRTAAAGAAAIGLVGEPDGAGYVRARVDLRPHEAIDDAGEVRWWVASDLGELVTGRALAPDHVLGVGGAGLTLAGLTPRTPVHAALDLGCGCGIQTLYLLRHAEYVVATDISARALAFTAFNAALAGVSVAGALGAGTESVAGSESGSDSGAGRLELLRGSLLEPVAGRRFDLIVSNPPFVITPPAVREAGLPLMEYRDAGGPVLPRLVAGLGEHLEPGASAVMLGNWEHRGAGSWRDAVAAWLPEGLDAWVVEREVQDPVEYAAMWLRDGGLTPDRDAEAFDAALEAWIDDFEVRDVRGVGFGYLIVHRPRCPREPWRLLEEVTTSGQGVLGPHVAEVLEARERLAGLDDEAVADLHPLLAPDVTEERHLIPGAAEPTVILLRQGGGLGRTLRASTAVAALAGVADGELSVDQIASAVAALTGEDVTALRTEMVEATRRLVTTGLLTVG
- a CDS encoding class C sortase, with protein sequence MTAPLPTLHDRIPQITRPCTSRVEKGPDDATPQPGPGEPVPPRAGPRKAPRRKVLRERFLTWLPLALVLLGVAVLLYPVMATQHNNDEQQRLATMYTASVNAAGPEAIAAERASAETYNNNLESAPILDPWLELQRPDTPQYQAYLHEMDIDPVMARIVIPSVHVSLPVYHGTDSRTLAEGVGHLFGTSLPIGGPSTHAVLTGHTGLPTATMFDNLSQVKKGDAFYISSLGQTLKYEITDITVVKPDETDSLRKVPGRDLVTLITCTPYGVNSHRLLVTGERVPMDPTAAAAEEAKALPASMQTWMKAIIAVVVIIMTIVTGILVRLWWMRRRRSPRGAGGRTAKDSASTARTVEPPDPGDGVPLQADQQRRRRTGG
- a CDS encoding SpaA isopeptide-forming pilin-related protein encodes the protein MSAATSDLSVPLGQTSAQIAYVRNTEGSDVITDRAGGYYYSALPWQWAATRACIRYSPAGGDYSTSVVEGSSGAYATVGYGRQELGGACPDFEGDPSWGTQSSLGFQPSNTTSVKAGHVFLVGMMRHVNRPIYSDISEVTNPARPETAYYGSFTVRTAGTIEANFPWVEKDTINTCTGKIDSDGRLIVGDYGREEEMVPTSYAYDSRGNVGRYGRNYVYMYQNNRLVRFDGYMTQNFTDKNGRSCSDDVLDIKSDRSDTAWTDPSTGIRYKLKLWGFVNNGSSDNCQAQLSQAESAGLEERFLTREQSISYGCLYGSLEQERPVTFAKDIKADPSVHGALTIPQFSYLNASPEGTYGHESWGTPSGLTPTWSGEAVDPRTYTLLAPNDAATVQEAEAVPQAVVDRRTGEARASGWFLRNVSCTVGANGAPLLRRDGTTRLDQSDSVNLDKRTIRLDGTQLAERQDEVAVKCVWHNEYVIGQGRVTLVTVVDGGHARPEQWTMTAKPATEGLFGQKTITGASGAPAVSRVPTAGGTYVLSAGKGPEGYSQNGPWACTDDDGSDVPVSSDSTFVLGEGRNVTCAVHQKPLQTPVSAVKTVDGASDAATAGSYALSYTCTPGPDGKATSTGRITVDAKGSAVNLPDQRVGATCTVTEDARDAGGLKQPGSATGGSLSWKDPAAFKVVTNPGNQEQEVASTPVAPTRGNAGGVTFTVPDSTQGAVRIKVVNSIVPHAGIAKTFAKVAKSTEKVNGRTTFDQTYTITVTNPSARAGLTYDLNDAWQVPHGVTVHKVSISGGAITGTETPQVGVPYTRTGITLPAGQKHIYTVVLNLSGPDAGLPGVRGTCTPGAVGQGKAVYNKASVTTKGDGQPKEAAACGTLPINPRFKASKTPLDVVRNSDGTFTSSYTVTVANTSLAASPVVADLTDTPQMPTGTRLSGIKVLEKGTDARDVTLPAINPATGTLNGSITLIKAGTGETLAAAPRTGGSGGRRTFTIRMTFTVRESTPGYNEADFQCGHQRADGKPSGLVNTIAMEGDADGEGNNLGCLSTSGRLMFSKEVTTQPGNGSTFDVVYTVSVVNEGALTVSTGPIDDKPSFAPGLTPTLVKVQRETSAARTVTAQPDGSYRLSDNENLYSGLTIRYTVTFTVKIDPSAAGYRDDLLSCTTQKARLVPGHGLYNKVVPEAGKDSDTRPDHDVACAGVSPHAGKRILSIVKTGSQGPLDDAAFDIYPMDPSTPGAKPLTNGVTFTGGKGTGTFTTTSLAINREYWLVETRAPAGHQLMAKPARFKVTDTGIELITAPPGGSALTVSRSGASRSDDTITVRDLQVGTLPLSGGRGIGMNIAVGIAAITGAGLLALRQRKTSSFGRPA
- a CDS encoding MsnO8 family LLM class oxidoreductase, which gives rise to MSPRLSRISVLEQVPLFEGGETRQTLEDLVRLGRGLEESGYHRFWLAEHHSTGSFLSSAPDLLMMHILDATDRIRVGSGGVMAMHYGSLQMAERFATLATLHPGRVDMGLGRAPGGDMRAAGALNQGRVIDPDAINTLIEETVALLRDDLPATHPYASIEVRPRPAQMPEVWLLGSSGQSAAWAGAHDLNYAYAQFFSGRQQVEIMNHYRAHLPEGPGTRVDGASGGVVSSGPGAIHGGQTLSALCVSAAATREEAHEQALVAADARFSLRTGRPMHFRDPATLDAAYRAEVERYLERDTAIIVGTYDEVARVLSSFAENHGTEEVMLISYIDDVEVKTRQYAELASRLL